The Ziziphus jujuba cultivar Dongzao chromosome 3, ASM3175591v1 region gtatgaaaagttaggtgttgaccattttacttttttaaatttcaaatactttactcattttgtaagctcacatgcttggcatgtatgaactagttgtaatttcaagcttatattgtaaaatgaatgaaatggctagacatacaagcctcattttcaaaacctaacgtggtccccttcttctcatctcttcttcaacaccttagaacactttaggaaccctaaaaaccagaaaacaccataaccaaaacctaaaaacacaactcacacacaaccattcccaagagcatcaccaaaagcttgcttgttgctaacacttcaagctagcttgttcttggtcataaccttttCACCCCAACATATATTGCTAACTTTTGTAAGTTCTCATCTGTCTAAAAAGCACAGAGAAAAGTTTCCTCTTTCCGTGTCTAATCTGGAGCATCTCAAGGTGAAGGTTCATGATAGCAGGTCGAACAAAGCTGAAGAATTGCGGTATATATTGCTTTGATGTGCACGTTCTCCGAAGACCCTTGAAATATGATATTGTAGGTAGGGTTTTGCAATGATAAAGAGAACGAGATAGTAGGGATACAAACTCCAtgaacatttcttttttttttttttggtttttgctgCTTAGTTGGATTGAGTTTTAATGAATTGCAAGCTTTTTAAAGTTACTACTCCCTGTTTAGTTATTATCTTATTTCTTTGAAACACAGAGCATTTGGCTTTCCAAAATTCTAAaactatttattcaatttctAATACCCATGTTGttgtttattcaaaaaataaaaaagaactaaaataaaaaatacccaTGTTGTTGAATGTTTCCCTTTCATATAGACTTCCCTATTTTTATTTGACTGCCTACGTAAAATCTAGTAATCCAGTTAGACAGCAgctcatcaccatcaccatcatcaagagttatctttcctttcttttaaacATTTATTCACAAAACTTTAAACTCCTTCTGCATGTTAAAAGTAGCAAAATTTATTACATAATCGAActctttatgtatatttttaagctAATGAGAAGGACCACAAGTGAAACTTATGTgtgtgcgtgtatatatatatatatatatatatatacacttacgTATGTATACTTCTTTCTAGAACTATTTcgttagttttaatttttttttttttttaatgaaaatccaCTCTGAAAAACTAGGAATGGAAACTATAAGAATTTTGCACAAAAACAGACGgaattaaaatttcaactaaagtGTAAAGAATATTGACAAAAACGTATTAAAATCTTACAGATTTACTTCTAtgcttaatatattttttatcctcTCGAAGTTATGTAAATTTCCACAATATTAATTCTGTGTAAACAaatgctgctttttttttttttttttcctttgataaCTACAAAATGCTGCCAAGCAATATTTAAATAACCTTTTTTCTTATGCGAAGGAATAATATAGCAATAGACTACATTTATGATACACatcagatatattttttttggacgAAAAATAGCTGTGACATTGCAGATAAATTTTGGTTGCCCTAAATCACATCACTTGTATACTCCCTAATTCTGTATTGATAATGTGAATATTAGTTGCGGTGGGTCTATGATAGAAGGTTAAagggcttttttattttttattttttatttattttttgtttttaattttccccTCTTCCGTTTTTAGATTTTGAGTTTTACTTTTCTCTTGGGTATTTCATACTAAAACTCCTCTGCTTGCTTGATATAttattcgtttttgtttttgttttttttttaattttgaaattttgttgtGGTCTTCTTTATTGCAGACTTTTGTGCCCAAGTGGAAATTTCTAAAGCCCCAATCCACTAAATGTATTTCATTTTTCTGCTAATTTTGTCCCTtttgtatcatatatatatatatacaatcttcATCCATCATACTGTCTAGTATAGATGACTTCTAACCAGTAATAGATTGGTTCTTTTCTAAGTCATGTATGCACATATGTTCTTTTCTAACCAGTAATAGATTGACCTTCGTATACTTTGAATTCTTATCGTTGCTTTCCTTTCATTTACCAATTATATGATCTTCTATGTGTCTGTATTTATGTATTGAATTTCTCTGCCAATTTCAGGGGACTTACTTTCTGTTCCTTCCATAATGACCCGTTGAATTTCATGCAATAAGCGTTACACAATgggcactatatatatatatatatatatgtacaaaaatCACATGTAGGGCAcagtgtatattatatatatgtacaaaaattatatatatgcaaacatacacatatatataaatgatctCCAACATAACATAGTTAATCTTATGTTGGACAATGCTTATGTGGCATCCatcttttttcttactttttaattttctttttcacattttttttattcatttttgttttttatttttaatgcagACACATTCTGATGAAGAAATTGACAACCAACTCAGGATTTTTATAAGGATGGCAACAGAAAGAGGGAAGAATAAATGTAAAGGTAGACGAAGAGTGCCAAACCATGTCAAAAGACCGAATATCACAACTACCGGAGCCTCTCATACATTATATTTTCTCATTCCTTCCCACCATCTATCTAGTCCAAATGTGTCTTCTTTCCAAGCATTGGAGACATATGTGGGTTTCAACTCCATTTATACACTTAGAAGATAAAAAGAAACGAGATTAAGGTCCTAAAGTTTATGGATAACTTTTTAAAACACCGAAAGCGATGTGGGAAGATCACAAATAAGTCTACAATACGTTTTAGATGCTTGACATTTTGTAGGTTCGTAAAATACATCAATGTCTTTAGAGAGATAGATCTTTGGTTAGACTTTGTTGTTAAAAATAAAGTCAAGGAGCTAATCCTCCGAGTCGAGCAACATCGTTTACCACTATTTGTTCTCAATGCAAGTTCATTAACACTCTTGAAGTTGTCCGAGGTGAAGTTGGTAGTTCCTTTTGTATCAAATTTTCCCTCTTTGAAAGTTCTATCTTTGATTGGTATTGAATCGGATGCGAAATCAGTTCGAAATCTTATTTATGGATGCCCTGTGATTGAGGAATTGGATTTAGCAGGATCTAGTTTGGGAGTTGTAGATTTTTCTGTTAGCATAACACTTAGAAATCTTTGGCTGTGGCGTGTGGAATTTTCTTATCAATGGTTGGACAACCTAATTTCCGGACTTCCGCTTCTTGAGAGATTTACTTTCAAATTATGTACGTTGAAAAATATTAGCATCCGTAGTCATAGCCTGAAATATCTTCATTTTCATTCACAAAATGTCATTGAGGCTGTACTTGCAACACCAAATTTAGTTCATTTGGACTTTCCGTGTTTTGCACAGTCAAACATTTTGATTGAGGCTCCGAATTTGTTAGAAGCCAGTTTGTAATTCTATAACCTTTCTATGAACGAGACTTCATATTTTGCTCTTATAAATCTTGTTTCGAATTTGAGTTTCTTGAGGAAGATGTTTTTGACTATTCGTGATGAACAGGTATTTATGatcaagtttttttaatttttttatttacttttttattttttattgggttTTCATAATCTTGATTAGGAGGTTAATGAATGCTACTAATTACTCATATTGTAGATTCTCATTTTCTCGGAAAGTGTAAGAAACAAGTGCAATTTCCCTTTGCCTAATCTAAAGCATCTCAAGGTGAAGGTAGCTAGATGGTAAGTTGACTAAATATGCAGAATTGGAGAACTATTTGCTTTGGTGTGCACCTTCCTTAGAGACTCTTGAAATAATATAATGACAGCAAAATGGTCATCATTagttattgtattaattaattaaattatattgattatatttataGTCGTCAAATTTATGAACTAGATATTGAATGCCAATTGATGCGGacattatttttcatatgttcactttttatttagttataGTTTTATATCGGAGATGCAAGACTCAAAGCCTACATCCTTGCAAAATATTGTGGTTTTGTTATTAGTTTGTTTCTATGGAAAccactttttgtatttttaggttacattaatttgttaatcattaatataaaaggtatttttcaatataaattgAAAGGTAAATTGTACTTTACTACCTTAAACTTTCAGGATTATGTGATTGAGGCCTCCAACTTTTGATTTAGGCAAATTAATCattgaactatatatatatatatatatcagtttacatatacatataaaatgtaAGTttgcacatatattttttttctggatAATTATGTGTTCTATTTTTGCTGTTTCTTTGCTTTTCTGATTAAGTATGCTGAAATTTGGGATGGGAATGGAAACTGGGTTTGAGAGTTGTGGTTCATTTCGGATGAGAATGGAAACTGGATTTGAGGGTTGTGGCTCATTTGGGATGAGAatgatattgtattttttcttttttatgatattgtattttttctttttttttgttttttccctttttgttgACCTAAATATGttctaaaattaaatctaattaaaataaaccataattttaaataaataaataatcaaaaatatgGATCACATGACTTGCATGTGCATGCCCACTAACAATATCATGAAGCTCAATTTAGGGATGGAATCAAATCGCAACAAATTGGAAATTTTAGGGTCTAATTCGCTCAAATAAAAAACTGAAGATCCAAATCCCACAATCAAAATGTTCAATataccaaaatataatttttcctaAATTAGAAGGTTTTTTAGAATGTATCATCCAAACCAAgtctgttttgttttctttgttttcgtttttgttttgttttttcttggaTCGCTAAACCGTGTTTATATGTCTCAAGCAATGTTAAACCTTAGGACAATCCATTAAATTTGATTCAAATAGGGGAATCCATTAAATTTGATCACCAGTcgcatttattttaattttatttttagtgaaTTTAGTATCCTCCTCACTCATCATATGCAGTATTGTAACCAATCAAATATACCACCCTTTAAATTCCCTTTACATATTAAAccccaaatatagtaaaatttaataaataatttgacaatataaaaatatttatatacctatctataaaatttcggttaaatatttaaatataaaataaatgaaaattatgaacttttccattaaaaaaggCTTCAATTATTGATAAAACTATGCAAATTTTGCATAAAATGGAAGGAATTACCACATCAAAACTACACAAAATATTGATGGAAATTATAACAATTTTGCATATCATACTAATAGGTGACCTTTTACCAAAAAATGGCATTTATTTTagctcttattttatttttgttaaatcatttttccttttaatactattatattttccatcccttatatatatatatatatatatatatatattggagttCTCCACCCCTAGTTAAGGAAGTTTATAAATGCTGTTAAATAATATGGTTTTTATCAttgcccaaacaaaaaaaaaaaaaaaagcacgaacatttctatacatatatatatatatatatggttttctgtttatcaaaaaatatttatgtcaaTGATACGACACCGTTTCTTTCGATTCTCGTTTAGAAAAAATTTGATTCCCCAAGGGCATATTCATCATCGTTTTCTCACTCTCCTGAAGTTGGGGGTCTTGCGACTGAAAGAAACCAGGTCAGTGAGCTTCTTTCTTTTaactcttctttttgttttattagattttttatttttcatttgggTATTTCATACTATAACCCATGTGCTTGCtggttttcaatttcatttgacAGACATGTTGGCGCTCTGGAAATTTTTTAAACCACATGTCGTATTTTTTCTGCTACAACAGAGTTTCAGCTTTccatttcttcttttcttttttcattctgTCCCTTTTTGTCTCTTATTCCTTACCCATTATCAGTTCTGCAAACTAATAACCAGTAacactctctttttttcttttttttggctctaaaaATGCAATGTCAAACAAAATTTAACCACAAATAATgttgggtgtatatatatatatatatatatatgtataggtgTGTctctgtatatttatatatatatatatgtatatgtacagCTACGTAGACTTCATTATGAAAATCTAGTTCAGTTTCGAGAAGAGTGGGGGATTTAGCAAAAGCTTTGGGGCGTTGACTAGTGTTTCACTACAtttcatttactttatttttcttaGCCTTGCCTTACTTTCAGTTAGTCATAATGATCTTGTATCTGTCTGAGGATATATTTTGAattgtatttcttttaaatttcagGGGAGTTTCTTTCTGgtcattttctaaataaaagGTGTAATTGATACAATTAGTGTTAGATGGTAGGGttctatatatgtacacattCTAATTAAAGAAGTGGACAATCGTCTCAGAATTTTATAACTATGGCAACTAAAAGATTAAAGAGAGACTGTGGAGAAACGGTAGGCAAAGAATGCCATGCCATGTTGGAAGACCAAATATCACAATTACCTCATTCGCTGATAAATCATATTTTATCATCCCTTCCAACCATTTATCTAGTCCGAATGAGTCATCTTTCCAAACGTTGGAGACGTATGTGGGTTTCAACTCCCTTTCAATATTTTGACGGTTCCCTGGTATTACTTTCAATAAGAATGTGAGTAATCAATGTATGGTCTTAAAGGTTATGACCAATAATGTGAGACATCGAAAGCAGTTTATGCAGATTCCAGTTATGTTCATATCAAGTTTTAGGTGTCGCGTAAAATATAATTTCGCAACAAGCAGCAGTGCTATGAGACAAATAGATGACTTTTTAAACTTTGTTGTTGAAAGCAAAGTGAACGAGTTAGATATCTGTGTCGAAAAGTATTGTTTACCTCAGTTCATTCTTAATGCAAGTTCACTAACACCTTGACGTTGAGTTCATTGAAGTTGGTTGCCCCGACTCTTTCAACCTTTCCCTCTTTGATTTGTTTGGAATCTGATGTTGAATCACTTCAAAATCTTATTTCTGGATGTCCTATTATTTAGGAATTGCATTTAACAGCAGATGGACTTGGACCTATAGAATTTTCTGTCAGTGGAACACTTAAAAACCTCTCATTATTTGTGGATCTTAATGATGAGTGGATGGACGGCCTAATTTCTGGACTTCCTCTCCTTGAGAGATGAGCTTTAAGATCCTATAGGATGAAAATTTTTAGTATCTGTAGTCATAGCCTGAAATATGCTTTCATGGAGTTGTACAATGGTGTTGACGATGTCGCACATACAATCACAATGCCAAATTTGATTTGCTTGCACCTTACATGTTATGCCCGGAGCCGGAATATCAATTTGGTAGAAGCTCCTAATCTGTTGGAAGCTAatttgttagagaaaaatataaataaaatgaaagttcATCTCCCATCAGCTTAAGTTTTCGGAATAAATGGTATTTTAACTTGGTATCAAAGCTAGAGATCCAAGAGGTGTTGggttcaaaactcaacaactccatccaaaataaaaaaaacaaatgtaaagACTTAGAAAAGTGCAAAAGAGGTGGGCTTATATTTTAGGGGgagtattagaaaaaaatataaatgaaatgaaaacctACCTCCCATCAGTTTAAGCTTTTGGAATAAATGGTATTTCAACTCAATTTGGCCCTAGAAGATTGTGGTGCTATGCTTAAAGCTTCATATATGGATCTTGTACATCTTCTTTCAAATCTTAATTTCTTGAAGAAAATGATGCAGACTATTTGGGTTGAAGAGGTAGTCTACTATGGTTGCTTAGTTCATTGAGTTTATTCTTTTAACCTTTGAAGTTGGCAATGAATGATTCAAGTTACTAactcatattttcttttcttcttgttggtAATTTTTGTAGGTTTTCATCTTTCTAAAAAGCATAAAAGAAATGTGTCCTTCCCCCTTGCCTAATCGGGACCATCTCAAGGTGAAGGTTCGTTATGGTAGTCCGTACAAAACTGCAAAATTGTGGGATTCTTTGCTTTGGTGTGCACCTTCTCTGAGGACTCTTAAAATAGTACGAGACAGAGAACGGTTGCAATTAGTTATCATGTAATGGTAAAGAGAATGAATTTGCAAGGATACAAACTTTAtggacttttcttttttaagatagaaattttattgaccattttttttgttgctaATTTTAATTGACTTTCAATGTACTGCAAGTTCTTTCGGTTACCGATAAGCTGTCTAGTTATTACTATCTAATTTTGTTGCctgtttctttcatttttttattttttattttttatttattttttttgccataTAGCATTTGCCTTACTACTTTTCAATTTCCTAAAACTGTTTATTAGAATTTCAAATACCCATGTTGCTCTTAGTTTGCCTTTTCCATAGACTTCCCTATCTTTATTAGACTTCCTGTCTCTTATGTAAAATCTAGTTATCCAGTTAGACCAAAACTTCATCCttcatgttgttattattattctgtcATGAATCATCTatattccttcttctttttttccttccttcttctttttttccttccttttttttttttttataataatttaaccaTATTGATTATACAAATTTGGTTAATGTCATTTTATCGCCAAATTAggaaacattttatattttgtcttcaaaattacaaattctctcaataaaatatatatatatatatatatatatatacatatattatcattttagtcaaattatacaaattttcctaataaatttgattaaattaggCATACACAATGCACTAAAGTTAAAAGGATCTGTTTGCACAATTGGCCCCCCTAAGTCTGTAAATATTACAACAATTATCCAAAACTTTCACACTATGCTAGGATAGGCAATGGCATAGGACCAGGCGGGCTCTCTCGATCCCCACTTTGCGAGGAATCCCCATCTTCGCCTCATTCCCTACTTATAAAGAGCTAGAATAGGAAGAGATGCCCATTCCCCACCCTGTTTTtcataaaatggaagaaattaccacatcaaaaatataaaagtatattGATGGAAATTATAACAATTTTGCATACTATAGTAATAGGTGGAGCCTTTTACTAAAAAAATCCTTctactttagttttttttttttttttttttcttttaaatacatattctactcttattattattattattttcaacccttaaagatatttatttattattttttttttttgggacttaTACAGGCGCTCAaagttaggaaagttattattcttATAACCAAATGCTGTTAAATGTATTTGTAGGAGTGACACGATGctaaaataacttaaaataGGTTCTAGTCTAGAACATATTATGATTTTCGATAAAAATAATGCTGTTACataatatggtttttatttttgcaaaaaaaaaatgcaactaaTTATGTCGACAATACGACATAGTTTTGGTGTTCGGATAAATTTTGATTCCCTAAATCACACTCAGTGTCTCACGCAGTTTCTCACTCTCTGAACCCTCTGTCTTCTGTTTTGATAATTTGAATAGAGTTGTTGGGGGGTTTCTGAAACTCAGGTCAGTTAGCTTCTTCTTTGTTTGACTTAtcttgtatttgtttatttctaaAATAGAGTTGGGGGTTTGTATgagttttaattttcatttgggAATTTCATCTTATAACCCTTTTGCTTgctaatattttgttttcaatttcattGACAGAGACGTTTATGCTCTGGAAATTTCTTATAACCCATTTCATATATTTCTGCTCGAACAGAGTTTAAAtatccatttcttttttctttgtcattTTGTATCCTTTTGTATATCCTTACCCATTATGACCAAtaacactttctttttcttttttttcttttctatatatatgtatatatatccctGTTATTAGTTTATGATGACCAAAAATgttgtgtatatatgtgtgtgtgaatgtatatgtatatgcatgtaGACTTCATTATGAAAATCTAGTCAGTTTCAAGAAGAGTGGGGATTTTGCAAAAGGTTTTTGGGAGTTGAGTATTGTTTTACTACTTTTCATATATTGATCTTGTATCTGTCTGGGATATGCACTGTATCTGTTTTACTACTTTTGGGAGTTGAGTCTTTTTCTGGTCATTTTATAATGCAGTGTAATTGATACAATTAGTATTCTGATACAACAGTAAGTCGCCATATTCGTAACACATTCTGATAAAGAAGTGGACAATCAACTTCGGATGGGAGACTGTGGAGAGTGCCATAACATGTTGGAAGACCGAATATCACAATTGCCTGATTCGCTAATACATCATATTTTCTCATCCCTTCCCACCATTTATCTAGTCCGAATGGGTCGTCTTTCCAAGCGTTGGAGACGTATGTGGGTTTCAACtccctttttatattttgacgATTTCTGTATTATTGCTTTAAACAAGAATGTGAGGACTCGAGATATGGTCTTAAAGTTGATGACCTATTATTTGAGATATCGCAAGCATTGTATGCAGATTCCAGATACCTTTCTATTAAGTTTTAGGTTTGACACACATCATATGTCTGCAAGAAGCAGCAGTGATATCAGAATTATAGATGATTGGTTAAACTTTGTTGTTAAAAGTAAAGTGAAGGAGTTAACTCTCAGTTTCGAAAAGTATTGTTTGCCTCAGTTCATTCTTAATGCAAGTTCATTAACACTCTTGAAGTTGACTTATTTGAAGTTGGTTGCCCCTACTCCTTCAACCTTTCCCTCTTTGAAAGTTCTCTCATTGCTTTCTTTCGAATCTGATGTTAAATCACTTCAAAATCTTATATCCGGATGCCCTATTATTGAGGAATTGTATTTAAGAACATATGCACTAGGACCTATAGATTTCGTTGTCAGTGGAACACTTAAAAATCTCTCATTATCTGTGGATTTTAATGAACAGTGGTTGAACGGCCTAATTTCTAGACTTCCTCTCCTTGAGAGATTAGCTTTAGAATCCCATACAATGAAAAATATTAGCATCCGTAGTCATAGCCTGAAATATGTTTTCATTAAGTCATTCGATACGGTTGAGGAGGTTGCACTTACAATTACAACGCCAAATCTAGTTTGCTTGCACCTTACATGTTATTCCCGGAATATCATTTTGGTTGAAGCTCCAAATCTGTTGGAAGCCAGTTTGACCCTCGAAGATCGTGGTGGTATGCTTAAAGCTTCATTGATGGATCTTGTACATCTTCTTTCAAATCTGAATTTCTTGAAGAAAATGATGCTGACCATTAGGGATGAAGAGGTATGTCTAATATGGTTGCTTAGTTCATTgagtttattcttttaattttcaaggtGGTAAAGAATGATTCTGATCACTCATTTTCTTTTATCGTTATTGTTAACTTTTGCAGGTTCTCATCCTTCTAAAAAGCATAAGAAAATATTGCCCTTCTCCATTGCTGAATCTGAAGCATCTGAAGGTGAAGATTCGTGATGGTAGGTTGTATGAAACTGCAAAATTGCCGGATTCTTTGCTATGGTGTGCACCTTGTTTGGAGACTCTTGAAATGGTATGAAACAACTGTAATCAGTTATTAGGATAATGCATTAGTGTTTGTAATGGTAAAGAGAATGAGTTTGTAGGCATACAAATTTAatgtacttttcttttttaagactAAATTGTTTGTTGCTTATTTTAATTTACCTTCAATGAAGTGCATGTTCTTTTAGTTACCGATAAACTGTTTACTTATTACTATCTCATTATGTTgtgttattaatattcttattaattttttattaaatttgatgcCAACTTGCCATTTTGCCGTAAGTTTGCCTTTTCCATAGACTTCCCTATCTTTATTTGACTTCCTGTCTCTATGTACAATCCAGTAATCCCGTGAGAACAAAACTTCATCGttcttgttattgttattactagTATTTGATCCCGTGCAATGTACGGTATGTATATTTGtaataaatgattttgaaaattaattatatttaaatcaaatcaaattaattaaatataatttttattataataaagattgaaattaaagagaaaatattgtTCAATAGTTATATATCTGATTGATTGGGAGTTAAAAATCACTTGCTTCATTATCTATTTATAGGtgaagattttcaaattttataaaggtACAAATATTGTTCTGAATGatgaatgtaaatttttttcaattcctaAAATTGAGCCATCATTCtaaattgaaagtttttttttgcattatttgaaTTAACTTGAAAATTGACCATGTATGGTCACCATCCCTCTTTTAAGAAGATTAAATAAGGtgatcaatttcattattgaaatctatatattataatattgaatcatcattattaatttcaaataattatattatattatgatattgaaatctATACATTGTGAtattgcaattaattaatttaccaatattaaattctcataatataatttagttgtatttattattgtcattatttaccatataaccttataagataatttatttatggttagatatattttattaagatcaaataaagatattaatttcattattgaaatctatatattatgatattaaaattttatttattgcacatctatatatgtgtatgtattaATGTATAGAATGTAACTATTAATTAGCATAtacaaaatctttttattttacaataaataaatataataaactaacaaaaatattagtaaagagattataaatctatttttaatatttttttattctgactatcttttttttattctttgtaaataattaatttttctatattgaatccttataatataatttaattatctttattattattattattattattttattactataattattattattattattattattatttactttttactttgtaaggtaatttattaattgttacatatattttaccttgtaaaataatttattattttacttattattttacaattaaataaatatgacaaaggaataaagatattaatatataaattatataaattagaagatctattttattattaattactgtacataaaatcttattatctaccaataaaataaatataacaaaacaataaaaatattaatatatagattattattttttaaaatttttttttatcataactatctttttagacatgtttt contains the following coding sequences:
- the LOC112489329 gene encoding putative F-box/LRR-repeat protein At5g02930; translation: MGDCGECHNMLEDRISQLPDSLIHHIFSSLPTIYLVRMGRLSKRWRRMWVSTPFLYFDDFCIIALNKNVRTRDMVLKLMTYYLRYRKHCMQIPDTFLLSFRFDTHHMSARSSSDIRIIDDWLNFVVKSKVKELTLSFEKYCLPQFILNASSLTLLKLTYLKLVAPTPSTFPSLKVLSLLSFESDVKSLQNLISGCPIIEELYLRTYALGPIDFVVSGTLKNLSLSVDFNEQWLNGLISRLPLLERLALESHTMKNISIRSHSLKYVFIKSFDTVEEVALTITTPNLVCLHLTCYSRNIILVEAPNLLEASLTLEDRGGMLKASLMDLVHLLSNLNFLKKMMLTIRDEEVLILLKSIRKYCPSPLLNLKHLKVKIRDGRLYETAKLPDSLLWCAPCLETLEMV